In Silene latifolia isolate original U9 population chromosome 6, ASM4854445v1, whole genome shotgun sequence, the genomic window gatgatgaatatgatgatggAATTGATTTACATGATGTACATATAGATGATTATGATGACAGTAAACTTAATGAGGTGCATTCGGAACTGCTCAAATCCCACTCTAAGGACCATCAGGCTGATGTTCGGGAAGGTCGTACTCTTGCTGACCACAGCTCGTCACAAGATAATTCTACCAAATCGCATTCTGATAAGAGTGGGAAAGCTAAAGATGCTATTACTGCTGATGAACATTTAAAAACTAGCCCTGGAAAGCCGCCAAAGAAACACAGAAAACATCACAGCTGTAAGTTTCTTTTTACAGTCTATACTGATCGAATGACTTTCGAAAGGGACAGTAGAGAACTAGATAAGGGGAGGAAAAATTCTAGGAAAAAAAACAAAGGAGTAAAAGTTATACCTTTTAATACATATGTTCAAAACTTGTTACCTttgaagtgtttttttttttcaaactccTACATTTTCGTAAATCGTAACATTTCTTCCGAACTTTATTTCAAAAGTTAGTTTTGGCAAATAACAGACATTTTCAGGGAATCATGGAAGATCCTATTTTTGCCCTACACTGACTTTTGATAGCAGGAAAAGACTATCTATGATTGATAATCTCCAAACGATGTCTTTTATTTTTGTAAAACTGCGTTTGGTAGGAGGCTTAGAGAAAATGCTTTGAAAAGGCATAAGTTTTGAACAAATTACAAAATGTGTAATGTTATGATTGATATTCAATAATAAAAAATCTTATGTATGATTGATATTCCCTATTAACGGCGTAGTTTTCTGGGAGTGACAATAACCATAGCATCAAAAATAAAAATGTATGATTAAATTTTCTAATGTACAATTGTTGCATTGCAAGTTTTCAACCCTGAAAGTAACTCTACTCATTTTATTGCAACTTAGGAAACAGTGTATGGAGTTTATGTGACGAAGGCCATAATTCTAAATTTATTTTTCTCCAGCTTCGAATTGTGAGATGAAATTACTGAACTCTACTGTCCAGCTAGTCGAGCCTCTGGAAAGTAGAAAATTTGCAAGGTTTTCGTTGTTGTATACTCAAAAAGAAGAAAAACCTGACGGCGTAGATCATTGGGAACCTAGGTTTGCTGGGCATCAGAGCTTAAGAGAAAGAGAAGATTCATTCATTGCACGTGATCAGAAGATAAATTGTGGATTTGTCAAGGGTTCCAAAGAGTATTCTGGCACAGGATTTGATTTGGCTGAAGATGATTACCGATATATTAGCAAATGCCATATTGCTGTTATTTCCTGCATCTTTGGAAACTCTGATCGCTTGAGATCTCCTTTCACAAAAGCGGTATGAGAGGTCTTTTGTGTGTAGTTTTTTGTGTTAATCATTGGTCAGCTTGCACATTTATTATCTATGGTTTATCGAATTTGTTGTTTGGTCAACTGACTTTGCCAAACTCTGTGTTCCATGAGTTGTGTCCCTTATTCATTACTGTTATCAACAGAATGGGGATGTGGCGTGCTTTTATAAATTGTAAAATACAATTTCAGGCACCCTGTTTCTACACTTGTTCACATCTGTTAGTTCTTAAAACAAGGGCGGAATAGGAGCTTACTTAGTTACTTTTATTTCAGGTTAGTCGTTTGTCAAGGAAAAATGTTTGCTTTGCGATGTTCATGGATGAGAGCACTTTGCAAACTCTATCCTCAGAAGGCCAAAAGCCTGACAGAATGGGATACATTGGTTTGTGGAAGGTGGTTGTGGTGAAAAATCTCCCTTTTACAGACATGAGAAGGGTGGGAAAAATACCAAAACTTCTGTCTCATCGTCTTTTTCCAGCAGCGAGGTAAGATTGTGTTTAGTGAATTCTGAAGTTAGAAATTTATATATTGCTTAAGTAGTTCTTTTTAGGTGTTTGCTAATTACACATAATTGTACAGTAAAACCTCGAGCTAACATGTAAATTGAGCTTACAAATTGTGGATGGTATGTCAGATGAAGAACCCATGATTTGACCAATTTGGCAGAAGTTTCATAGTACTCGTAAACTTGGGCATTAGCTAGTGTATTTGTCTTTGTAGTTGGTGAATGTATTATAGATTTATAACCCTTCAGGCAAGCTGAAAGTTGCTGTATCAAAACTACACTACATAAAGAATTATGTGTTGAGCCTTCGACCAACTATTACAGATCATCAAAGATTGACAGTTCATTTGTGATGTTTGAGTTCTGTATGACATGGTGGAGAGTGGAGACTATCGGGGAACCTTTAGTAAATCAATGTGTTGGGAATAAAGGTTGGTTTGGCATTGTGCTAATAAAGGAAACTGTTCTTTCATTTTGTGGAACATTGGAGGACCTAGTCTATGGATTACAAGTTTTCTTCACCAGTAATAATATTAAGTATATTAGTCGGCTATAGCAAATTTAAGGGCATTTTTTCCGATCTAGATGTCAAATCATTTGCTGCCTAGTGGTAAGCATTGAGACTGATATAGCAAATACTCCGTACTTTTGTAGGCACTCAACACCTCATATTCACAAGTTTGTTCTGATTTGCTATGAACATGCTtaatatttctgatattgcaTTCCAGTAACCTTTTTATTTTATGCTAGGTATTCGATCTGGTTGGATAGCAAATTGCGCCTCCAACATGATCCTCTTTTGTTGTTGGAAAACTTCTTATGGCGGAAAGGCTATGAATATGCAATATCAAATCACTATGACCGTCACTGTGTTTGGGAAGAAGTTGAGCGGAACAAAAAGCTTAAAAAATTCAACCACACTATGATAGACCAGCAGTTTCAGTTCTATCTGGCTGATGGACTAAAAAGATTCAACGCTTCTGATCCTAATAAATTACTTCCCAGCAGTATGTTCCTCTGCTGCTATGCATCTTTCTTCTTTTTTGTAACTTGTTTCAAGAAACATGGGGATATGGATCTACATCTTTCTATTGTGAACTAACGATCTGAGTTAAATTTACTAACAGATGTACCAGAAGGGTCGTTGATCATAAGGGCGCACACTCCTATGTCGAACCTGTTCTCCTGTTTGTGGTTCAATGAGGTGGATCGTTTCACCCCTAGGGATCAATTAAGCTTTGCATATACGTACCAGAAGTTGAGCAAGAAAAACCCTAGCAAGCCGTTCTACCTACACATGTTCAAGGTGAGAGATTTTGTTAGAGAGCTTTATATGCAACATGAACCATACACACACAAAAATATCATTTTGGTGGGCAGGAGTCTTAGCCTAATTCCATTTTTGCTTCCTAATTGCAAAAATAGGACTCATTTTTCACTACGTAATCTGACCTACTCTTTCATCACCGGGGATTTGAGAAACTTTTCACTTTAGCGAGTTCACGTGTAACTATACTTCATTTGGTAATATGAGATATCCATGCATAATGAACAGAAAAAATTAGAACATTATATGAAATGTTGAGGTGAATTTCTCACATAAATTTTCCGAAAACTAGTTTAATTAAATCTTTTCATTTCATAATTCATAATTAGACAAAATTATGGTTAGATTATATTTTACGTCATGTCACCACAATGGAATTTGTACATTGGAGTACCAAGGTGAATATCTCCCTAAAAaaggttggtgaatgtccttgaATATTAAATGTTGTTGCTTATATGATTTGCAGGACTGTGAGCGGAGACAAATTGCCAAATTGTTTCGTCATAGGACCGATGAACAACGCAACATTGCACAGGTTGCTGCAGAGTAGGAGAAGGGAGTATTATGCACTGCACAGAGTTTTACGCTCTCTTTTGTATTTATGTTTGGCCATGCCTCCCTGTTCTTGGGAACCCGCCACAAGATCCATATAGGTTCAGGATGCTGGTACAACACACGACACACCGGAAATTTTCATCGCGAAGGCAAAGCTGACTACACAATTCATTTGAAATCCAAAGTAGCAATAGGATGGAGCATGACACTTTGGCCTGTTTTTGGCCTCTTAACAGCCATGATGGGAATTGATTCCTCATTTGTATCATCAATTTGATTACAATTCATTTAGTTTGATGCCTCGATAAGTCTATCATTCAATACTGATGTAATTGTTACATTAATCTTGATAAACCGCCTCCATAtgtattttaaaacaaaaattttgaTTGGTATCTATAAGAGTATGTATTTCTAGTTTATATACAATTTTTATATCTATAGAGTTCGATACATCATCTTTACCCCTCTTGTGCGTGTTAAGTACTGGATCCTCCAGTTACGGATGTTCACCGGTCCAAAACTCGACCAGGCCGGATGAACCTGTGGACCGGCTAACCATCAAACCCCAGATTGTGGACCGGATCGGTTAGAGGGGGACCCAGACCGGGCCGGAAGACCGTGGACTGGACCGGTTAGAGGGGGACCGGACCGGAACCCTTTAGGTCCGGTTTTTAGCGGGTTTGAACCAGACCGGTACCACTTTACAAGGCAAATTAAGTGTATATTGGCCGGAACACTACCGAAGCATTATTTTTTTTCATGGTTCAAATTTGTATACCATCCTAACAGAAAACGACAGTCAAAAGAATTAAATAAACAAATGATCTGGACGAAGGAAGTATGTTTTGAGATCAGTaagattaattacaattgttcattCATTAATATGATCGATAAACGTCAACAAAATAAATATCAACTATAGATTATTGATGTCTTAAGAAGTTTTAACTCTTTCCTTAAACAACCATACAATATAATGTAATGCTAGCAATTATATTTAACTGTGATTATTCATTTATTTGTGGTGATCAAGTCAATCACTTTTTTCCTTCCCTTAATAACATCTTCAAACAACTCATTGATAACAGATTCAAGCAACTCTATTCCTTGTTTCAAATCAGCAGACCGGTTCTTCAGCTCGTCCAACCGCTCTGTCAGTTTTCCTTCATCTTCACCAGCCTTAACCGCCTTTAACTCAGCTGTGAATCCAGCCAACGCATTCTCAATCATCTCCTTCTCGTGCAAAACGGACTTTCCTGTTCGCACAGATAATAAGTTCCTGTTTTGGAATATGTTGTAGAATTTCTCATGAAT contains:
- the LOC141586260 gene encoding uncharacterized protein LOC141586260, producing the protein MAQYRQSNCSNTSLFINGGGASTSSAANGGEHVAIAIKGASHHYKKSYNHRRLKNRRISIGSAITFVCFVFAASALAFLYFSTSDHSVDDTTGVQDEAFKDDFLANVTRFKTQEVKFGHGSTLHGRDSRYWDRDDRRRDEDYNEDEMDTTNTVSEGGSRKDQVPIDLKSPPKKPSNNVQRGSDHHGLYNEAGRNELKVYEEKYEASLKNASQMGADTEGVNLVLDDNKLDVENEENDNDDEYDDGIDLHDVHIDDYDDSKLNEVHSELLKSHSKDHQADVREGRTLADHSSSQDNSTKSHSDKSGKAKDAITADEHLKTSPGKPPKKHRKHHSSSNCEMKLLNSTVQLVEPLESRKFARFSLLYTQKEEKPDGVDHWEPRFAGHQSLREREDSFIARDQKINCGFVKGSKEYSGTGFDLAEDDYRYISKCHIAVISCIFGNSDRLRSPFTKAVSRLSRKNVCFAMFMDESTLQTLSSEGQKPDRMGYIGLWKVVVVKNLPFTDMRRVGKIPKLLSHRLFPAARYSIWLDSKLRLQHDPLLLLENFLWRKGYEYAISNHYDRHCVWEEVERNKKLKKFNHTMIDQQFQFYLADGLKRFNASDPNKLLPSNVPEGSLIIRAHTPMSNLFSCLWFNEVDRFTPRDQLSFAYTYQKLSKKNPSKPFYLHMFKDCERRQIAKLFRHRTDEQRNIAQVAAE